In a single window of the Verrucomicrobiota bacterium genome:
- a CDS encoding DUF692 domain-containing protein — MAFTRAGGIQIGHLTPLPFMREAVEALCRNVAVARGRIGPRLILENITFSVTLPGAEMPEAEFIGEVLERTDCGLLLDVTNLHVNSVNHGYDPLAFLDALPMERVVQRPSRGRGAA, encoded by the coding sequence ATCGCCTTCACGCGCGCGGGCGGCATCCAAATCGGGCATTTGACTCCGCTGCCCTTCATGCGCGAGGCGGTGGAGGCGCTCTGCCGGAATGTCGCCGTCGCCCGCGGGCGCATTGGCCCGCGGCTCATCCTCGAGAACATCACCTTCAGCGTCACCCTGCCCGGCGCAGAGATGCCCGAAGCGGAGTTCATCGGCGAGGTCCTCGAACGCACGGACTGCGGGCTGTTGCTCGACGTGACGAACCTGCACGTCAACTCGGTGAATCACGGCTACGACCCGCTGGCGTTCCTCGATGCGCTGCCGATGGAACGCGTCGTGCAACGCCCATCACGTGGGCGTGGCGCGGCGTGA
- a CDS encoding ABC transporter permease: protein MKSFRWPTGIATALLFAFLYAPLLVVVLFSFNASRFGTGWHGFTLQWYRALWENNLALDAAKNTLLLAAASTGISTVLGTMLGVGLARRFRGAGLVQRALYLPVFIPDVVLAASLLLFLGLLRRWTGWFELGLMTMVLAHVTFQIPFVAIVVRARMSGMDPSLEEAARDLGATPAQVFRHVTLPLLVPGVLAAALLAFTLSLDDFVVSFFTSGPGSTTLPILIYSSVKRGITPDINALSALLVLAAAAGTVLVTWLRRKVP, encoded by the coding sequence ATGAAGTCGTTCCGCTGGCCCACGGGCATCGCGACCGCGCTGCTGTTCGCGTTCCTCTACGCGCCGCTGCTGGTCGTGGTCCTCTTTTCATTCAACGCGTCGCGCTTCGGCACGGGCTGGCACGGCTTCACGCTCCAGTGGTATCGCGCGCTGTGGGAGAACAACCTCGCGCTCGACGCCGCAAAGAACACGCTGCTGCTGGCGGCGGCAAGCACGGGCATTTCGACGGTGCTCGGCACGATGCTGGGTGTCGGGCTGGCGCGGCGATTCCGGGGCGCGGGGCTGGTGCAGCGCGCGCTGTATCTGCCCGTGTTCATTCCGGACGTGGTGCTGGCGGCGTCGCTGCTGTTGTTCCTCGGGCTGCTCCGCCGTTGGACCGGCTGGTTTGAACTGGGGCTGATGACGATGGTGCTCGCGCACGTGACGTTTCAAATTCCGTTCGTGGCCATCGTGGTGCGCGCCCGGATGTCGGGAATGGACCCGTCGCTCGAAGAAGCCGCGCGCGACCTCGGGGCGACGCCGGCGCAGGTGTTCCGGCACGTGACGCTGCCGCTGTTGGTGCCGGGCGTGCTGGCGGCGGCGTTGCTGGCGTTCACGCTGAGCCTCGATGATTTCGTCGTGAGCTTCTTCACGAGCGGTCCGGGCTCGACCACGCTGCCCATCCTGATTTACTCGTCCGTGAAACGTGGAATCACACCGGACATCAACGCGCTCTCCGCGCTCCTCGTGCTCGCCGCCGCCGCCGGGACCGTGCTCGTGACCTGGTTGCGCAGAAAAGTGCCATGA